The following proteins come from a genomic window of Candidatus Thiodiazotropha sp. CDECU1:
- a CDS encoding DUF1329 domain-containing protein: MRLLKSTLTAGLVLAATLPVQAATNEDVEMSFYPYKGGVPTHDGLKAGLVIDQSNVEQFKAVIDPAMFEFVTQGWTKITVGETTSFDLHPNYVQATRDGLGKVKLGEKSGEIEGFIAGRPFPEEPSLDDPRAGEKLAWNYKYGYNWGDNAAIYPFYWKYKDMNSGKLERTIKFNFHFLNYMHRVNQEPLPEISPNPSKLFRAIYVQALEPFDVKDTQLLIHRYEDDLKRDNAWLYLGFQRRVRRLASGQVTDAFLGSDVMIEDFEGYNGRINDMEWNFKGAKNILVPFYNHNSLKLSEEHKESDGYQFVEMGDKGNCFPQITWQLRKVYELENKPRDPNHPISKRVHYIDAQTFTIPRTLTYDRKGDLWKSWQIGQAHPDHHLPKNKGTGVAIDDSFTMIDVQAMHCTTGQFKGQVDPALNPANKFTVQNLRASGR; encoded by the coding sequence ATGCGTTTGCTTAAATCAACGCTGACGGCGGGACTGGTATTAGCCGCCACGCTGCCTGTGCAGGCCGCGACCAATGAAGATGTGGAGATGAGTTTCTACCCCTACAAGGGTGGTGTACCGACCCATGATGGGTTGAAAGCGGGTCTGGTTATCGATCAGTCGAATGTGGAGCAGTTCAAGGCTGTCATCGATCCAGCCATGTTCGAGTTCGTCACTCAGGGATGGACAAAGATAACAGTGGGTGAGACCACTTCGTTCGATCTGCATCCCAACTATGTACAGGCCACCAGAGACGGCCTGGGAAAGGTGAAGCTGGGTGAGAAATCAGGTGAGATCGAGGGCTTCATTGCCGGACGCCCGTTTCCCGAAGAACCCTCGCTGGACGACCCGCGGGCGGGAGAGAAGCTCGCCTGGAACTACAAGTACGGCTACAACTGGGGCGATAATGCCGCGATCTATCCGTTTTACTGGAAATACAAGGATATGAACTCCGGCAAGTTGGAGAGAACCATCAAGTTCAATTTCCATTTCCTTAACTATATGCATCGTGTCAATCAGGAGCCGTTACCGGAGATCTCACCCAATCCTTCAAAGCTGTTCCGCGCCATTTATGTGCAGGCGCTGGAACCGTTTGACGTCAAGGATACCCAGTTGTTGATCCATCGCTATGAGGATGATCTCAAGCGTGACAACGCCTGGCTCTATCTCGGCTTTCAACGGCGGGTACGCCGTCTCGCATCGGGGCAGGTGACAGATGCGTTTCTCGGATCCGATGTGATGATCGAGGACTTCGAGGGGTACAACGGCCGTATCAACGATATGGAGTGGAACTTCAAGGGGGCTAAAAACATCCTGGTTCCCTTTTACAATCACAACAGCCTGAAGCTTTCCGAGGAGCACAAGGAGTCAGACGGCTATCAGTTTGTCGAGATGGGTGACAAGGGTAACTGTTTTCCGCAGATTACCTGGCAGTTGCGCAAGGTCTATGAACTGGAGAACAAGCCGCGGGATCCCAATCACCCGATCAGCAAGCGAGTGCATTATATCGATGCACAGACCTTCACCATCCCGCGTACCCTGACCTATGACCGCAAGGGTGATCTGTGGAAGAGCTGGCAGATCGGGCAGGCGCATCCGGATCACCACCTGCCGAAAAACAAGGGAACCGGTGTGGCTATCGATGACTCCTTCACCATGATCGATGTGCAGGCCATGCACTGCACGACAGGTCAGTTCAAGGGTCAAGTCGATCCTGCATTGAATCCGGCGAATAAATTTACCGTACAGAATCTCAGAGCTTCCGGTCGTTGA
- a CDS encoding DUF1302 family protein, with protein MFLDSKKQQPGRKHPVIQAALLPAVIAACFSGGQALAYTSEDGTLQINGFVENATYTRRHVGLSKMRNTVQIEGSKDYGAKGPFSNLSFVGTFRASYDAVYDLNDDQFGSEAGGEIGMESIGGSGTSAWGASDVSTGVLGFGFDTTENPNQGLDNLGSAIHDTEGGVGMGVPVRPCDVDSRGCIDDYLDYDESDLKYPEFNDRLDFLREAYIDATMPTDSGATWNFRFGRQQVVWGRTDLFRVLDVINPVDYSRHNIYDELEDIRIPMWMATGEYRMGATETFDDLNMQFVWNLEKFRPNNLGQGGTPYAILDAGSFFRAMKNCWDNGCSVANFAGGALSTDFPEHVIGIRDVHLPDWSISNSQFGVKLEGDYQGLGFSLNALTYRSQLPSLRGVVDTADNPFTTDIESQSYDYLIAFDMHFPRVNLLGGSLDFYVDDIKSVFRVEAAYTEGEEFANTLRPELYSDSDVFRYVIGWDRPTFIPFLNERRAFLLSAQLFGEYLVDHERDTVNGIEVGIPNWEINHVGTFLIKGWFKNDRVSPQVIMAHDFKAHASVIAPSVDWLISDNLRLTVGANVKVGDGAQEFDDCRACNPFPPFTGTGSPGDLSLRNLAGYEPLGRFRSGPIGMAQAEDEFQVTLRYRF; from the coding sequence ATGTTCCTAGATAGCAAGAAACAACAACCGGGAAGGAAGCATCCGGTCATTCAAGCAGCCCTGTTGCCTGCCGTCATTGCCGCCTGTTTCAGTGGTGGTCAGGCGCTGGCCTACACCTCTGAGGACGGCACGCTGCAGATCAACGGATTTGTTGAAAACGCTACTTATACGCGCCGCCATGTGGGTTTGAGCAAGATGCGCAATACGGTTCAGATCGAGGGTTCCAAGGATTACGGCGCCAAAGGCCCATTTTCCAACCTCAGTTTCGTCGGTACCTTTCGTGCGAGCTACGATGCGGTCTACGATCTCAATGACGATCAGTTCGGCAGCGAGGCTGGCGGCGAGATCGGAATGGAATCGATCGGTGGTTCAGGTACCAGTGCATGGGGCGCTTCTGATGTCTCAACGGGGGTATTGGGCTTCGGCTTCGACACCACCGAGAATCCCAATCAGGGTTTGGACAATCTTGGCAGTGCGATACACGATACAGAGGGTGGCGTCGGCATGGGTGTCCCGGTACGGCCCTGTGACGTGGATTCCCGAGGCTGTATCGATGACTATCTCGACTACGATGAGAGCGATCTGAAGTATCCGGAATTCAATGATCGACTCGACTTCCTGCGGGAGGCCTACATCGATGCCACCATGCCGACCGATAGTGGCGCCACCTGGAACTTCCGTTTTGGCCGGCAGCAGGTGGTCTGGGGACGTACCGATCTGTTTCGCGTGCTGGATGTGATCAATCCTGTCGATTATTCACGCCACAACATCTACGACGAGCTGGAGGATATCCGCATACCCATGTGGATGGCCACCGGTGAGTATCGGATGGGTGCCACCGAAACTTTTGATGACCTGAACATGCAGTTTGTCTGGAACTTAGAAAAGTTCCGTCCCAACAATCTGGGTCAGGGCGGCACACCCTATGCGATTCTCGATGCGGGTAGTTTCTTCCGCGCCATGAAGAACTGCTGGGATAACGGCTGCTCGGTGGCGAATTTTGCCGGCGGCGCCCTCTCCACCGATTTTCCCGAGCACGTCATCGGTATCCGCGATGTGCACCTGCCCGACTGGTCCATAAGCAATTCCCAGTTCGGCGTCAAACTGGAGGGTGACTATCAGGGTTTGGGCTTCTCGCTGAACGCCCTCACCTACCGTTCCCAACTACCCTCCCTGCGTGGGGTGGTGGACACGGCGGATAATCCTTTCACTACCGATATCGAGTCCCAGAGCTACGATTATCTGATCGCTTTCGATATGCACTTCCCCCGGGTCAATCTTCTCGGCGGATCGCTTGATTTCTATGTGGATGACATCAAGTCCGTGTTTCGTGTCGAGGCGGCCTATACCGAGGGTGAGGAGTTTGCCAATACCCTGCGTCCGGAGCTCTATTCAGATTCTGACGTATTCCGGTATGTGATCGGTTGGGACCGTCCGACCTTCATTCCCTTTCTTAACGAGCGACGTGCCTTCCTGCTCTCCGCCCAGCTGTTTGGTGAATACCTGGTCGATCATGAGCGAGATACGGTCAACGGTATCGAAGTGGGTATCCCCAATTGGGAGATCAACCATGTTGGCACCTTCCTGATAAAGGGCTGGTTCAAGAACGACCGGGTGAGTCCGCAGGTGATTATGGCGCATGATTTCAAGGCCCACGCCAGCGTAATCGCGCCCTCTGTCGACTGGTTGATCAGTGACAATCTGCGTCTCACTGTCGGTGCCAATGTCAAGGTGGGTGATGGTGCCCAGGAGTTCGACGATTGTCGCGCCTGTAACCCCTTTCCCCCGTTTACCGGAACCGGCAGTCCGGGTGATCTGAGTCTGCGCAACCTGGCCGGATACGAGCCCCTAGGTCGTTTTCGATCCGGGCCTATCGGAATGGCCCAGGCAGAGGATGAGTTTCAAGTCACCCTGCGTTACCGCTTCTAA
- a CDS encoding efflux RND transporter permease subunit — MTIHAFSHWLKNIDDLVFRYPKVFLVLIAALTLFFAFQVPKVQMYSDFSDLLPQEHEYIKLHNSIRDTFGGANNVVMAIVVEKGDIFTQETLARIHRITQAVDNVSGINHNLLASLTHRTSRKVWLTDTGDVNSQPYYDPLKTDWTSEELNKLRDDVMSNPRVFGLLVSPDLKAALIKAQFNEGQLNYAEIFGQLQQIRATEGAEDVAIYATGQPMLWGWVYSYLDQLFLIFTTTVGIMLFLLIIYFRRAYGILLPMFGITISAIWGLGILSLLDYNLDPLTLVIPFLISARAMSHAIQLVQRFYGELEEVDDSREAAHRTFDSLFRPGSLGIVSDAIGLLLIALGSVPINVKLGIYASLWAVCVVFTVLIAVPLILSLLPKPKKAAKRPAAEDALFGKVAALVANRQGGIIVLGIAGLILLVGAQLSSRVQIGESEPGSPILYLDHDYNLSSKAINERFPGSEELYIVARTDNNGGMKRPDVLQAIEAFQNHMLLDPELGGAKAVPDLVKQVNRIFHSDDPRWAIIPDTEAYVGGLMFAYMASSPVPGALKEFVDTDDRVANIVFFYKDHQAKTIRRAIHRAKEWINDPANQVEGLHIELAGGLVGVTAAMNESAYESNMLIIPLVLALIFIFVTWFYMSLHAGFIMFLAMVFCTVSTYAYMGLAAIGINVNTVPIIAVGIGVGIDYSIYIMDRIREETAKASGDLQHAVLRAIATTGKAIGFTAACLIGGVIMWVFLSDLRFQADAALLLVVMLILNALAATFIVPSWVMIFRPSFIGSAHYDEDGVLYAEKATA, encoded by the coding sequence ATGACCATCCACGCCTTCTCCCACTGGCTGAAAAACATCGACGATCTGGTGTTCCGCTATCCCAAGGTCTTTCTTGTGCTTATCGCGGCGTTGACCCTGTTTTTCGCCTTCCAGGTACCCAAGGTACAGATGTACTCGGATTTTTCTGATCTGTTGCCCCAGGAGCATGAGTACATCAAGCTGCACAACTCCATTCGCGACACCTTTGGTGGCGCCAACAACGTGGTGATGGCGATCGTGGTGGAAAAGGGCGACATCTTCACCCAGGAGACCCTGGCCCGTATCCACCGTATCACCCAGGCGGTGGATAATGTGAGTGGCATCAATCACAACCTGCTGGCGAGTCTGACCCATCGCACCTCGCGCAAGGTCTGGCTCACCGATACCGGCGACGTCAACTCCCAGCCCTACTACGATCCACTCAAGACCGACTGGACGAGTGAGGAGCTGAACAAGCTGCGCGACGACGTGATGAGCAACCCCAGGGTCTTCGGCCTGCTGGTCTCTCCCGATCTCAAGGCGGCGCTGATCAAGGCCCAGTTCAACGAGGGGCAGCTGAACTATGCTGAAATCTTTGGTCAGCTGCAACAGATTCGGGCGACTGAAGGGGCCGAGGACGTGGCGATCTATGCCACCGGACAACCCATGCTCTGGGGCTGGGTCTACAGTTACCTGGATCAGCTGTTCCTGATCTTCACCACCACGGTGGGGATCATGCTGTTCCTGTTGATCATCTATTTCCGTCGGGCCTACGGCATTCTCCTGCCCATGTTCGGTATCACCATCTCGGCAATCTGGGGCCTAGGTATCCTGTCACTGCTCGATTACAACCTGGACCCCCTGACCCTGGTGATCCCGTTTCTCATCTCGGCGCGGGCCATGTCCCATGCCATTCAGTTGGTGCAGCGCTTTTATGGCGAGTTGGAAGAGGTGGATGACTCCCGGGAAGCGGCCCACCGTACCTTCGATTCACTCTTCCGGCCTGGCAGTCTGGGGATCGTGTCGGACGCCATAGGATTGCTGCTGATTGCCCTCGGATCGGTACCGATCAATGTGAAACTGGGTATCTATGCATCCCTGTGGGCGGTCTGCGTGGTGTTCACTGTTCTGATAGCCGTGCCGTTGATACTCTCCCTGCTGCCAAAGCCAAAAAAGGCCGCCAAGCGGCCAGCGGCGGAGGACGCCCTGTTTGGCAAGGTAGCGGCCCTGGTCGCCAACCGCCAGGGGGGTATTATCGTGCTGGGCATTGCCGGTCTGATCCTGCTGGTAGGGGCTCAGCTCAGCAGCCGGGTGCAGATCGGCGAGTCGGAGCCCGGTTCGCCAATTCTCTATCTGGATCACGACTACAATCTGTCGTCGAAGGCGATCAACGAGCGTTTTCCAGGATCAGAAGAGCTCTACATCGTCGCCAGAACGGATAACAACGGCGGGATGAAACGTCCTGATGTGCTGCAGGCCATCGAGGCCTTTCAAAACCATATGTTGCTCGATCCGGAACTCGGGGGCGCCAAGGCGGTACCCGATCTGGTCAAGCAGGTGAACCGGATTTTTCACTCCGACGATCCCCGCTGGGCGATTATTCCTGACACCGAGGCCTATGTGGGTGGTCTGATGTTCGCCTACATGGCGTCCAGCCCGGTACCCGGTGCACTCAAGGAGTTTGTCGATACCGACGACCGGGTGGCGAACATAGTCTTCTTCTACAAGGACCATCAGGCGAAGACCATTCGGCGTGCGATCCATCGTGCCAAGGAGTGGATCAACGACCCGGCCAATCAGGTGGAGGGACTGCATATCGAGCTGGCCGGCGGTCTGGTCGGCGTCACCGCCGCCATGAACGAGTCGGCATACGAAAGCAATATGCTGATCATTCCCCTGGTGCTTGCCCTGATCTTCATCTTCGTAACCTGGTTCTATATGTCACTGCATGCCGGGTTCATCATGTTCCTGGCGATGGTGTTCTGCACCGTTTCGACCTATGCCTATATGGGACTCGCGGCAATCGGTATCAATGTGAATACGGTGCCGATTATCGCTGTGGGCATAGGTGTCGGCATCGATTACTCCATCTACATCATGGACCGGATCAGGGAGGAGACCGCCAAGGCCTCCGGCGATCTGCAGCATGCCGTGTTACGCGCCATCGCCACCACCGGCAAGGCAATCGGTTTTACCGCCGCCTGCCTGATCGGCGGTGTGATCATGTGGGTCTTCCTGTCGGATCTGCGTTTTCAGGCGGATGCAGCCCTGTTGCTGGTGGTGATGTTGATCCTCAACGCCCTGGCGGCAACCTTTATCGTGCCCTCCTGGGTGATGATCTTTCGCCCCAGCTTCATCGGCAGCGCCCACTACGATGAGGACGGTGTGCTGTATGCGGAGAAAGCAACAGCATGA
- a CDS encoding sialidase family protein, with protein MRKDCRLRLGRRLGVAVWLVIGGILAGCEAPLDLSLVEREIEKPIYRFDQLKAAASNHRRIIAVGDYGTVLTSLDKGETWQRTQLPSQSSLIAVASCEDGSFAAIDTLRKVWLSDAQGDDWRAVQLETMESPMAISCDPRGRFWIAASFSTLIHSDETQGNWQEISQQEDMQFTSIQWVDRERAVVTGEFGSLFFTEDGGESWQRGNDIPNEFYPMAAWFPSLDQGWVAGLSGTILHTRDRGETWQRQASVSTAPIYNLIPQGDRLYATGDNGTLLQLAGDRWVRVPEAPRLFSYLITAIPQGDERLLVMGGRGTISPIETASAGDTQ; from the coding sequence ATGAGAAAAGATTGTCGATTGAGGCTGGGCAGGAGACTCGGTGTCGCTGTCTGGCTCGTGATTGGCGGCATTCTGGCCGGCTGCGAGGCGCCACTCGACCTGAGCCTGGTGGAGCGGGAGATCGAAAAACCGATCTACCGCTTCGACCAGTTGAAAGCGGCGGCATCGAATCACCGGCGCATAATAGCGGTGGGGGATTACGGTACCGTGCTCACCAGTCTGGACAAGGGAGAGACCTGGCAGCGTACCCAACTCCCCAGCCAATCCTCGTTGATCGCTGTGGCCAGTTGCGAAGATGGCAGTTTCGCCGCCATCGATACGCTACGCAAGGTGTGGCTCTCCGATGCCCAGGGCGACGACTGGCGGGCGGTGCAACTGGAGACCATGGAGAGTCCCATGGCGATCAGTTGCGATCCCCGGGGAAGGTTCTGGATTGCCGCCAGTTTCAGTACCCTGATCCACAGTGACGAAACCCAGGGTAACTGGCAGGAGATATCACAGCAGGAGGATATGCAGTTCACCTCTATCCAGTGGGTCGATAGGGAGCGCGCCGTGGTCACCGGTGAATTCGGATCACTCTTCTTCACCGAGGATGGGGGAGAGAGTTGGCAGCGTGGCAACGATATCCCCAACGAGTTCTATCCCATGGCGGCCTGGTTCCCCAGCCTCGACCAGGGATGGGTCGCGGGACTCAGCGGCACCATCCTGCATACCCGGGACCGGGGCGAGACCTGGCAGCGTCAGGCATCGGTCAGCACTGCCCCAATCTATAACCTGATTCCCCAGGGTGACCGGCTCTACGCCACCGGCGACAACGGTACCCTGCTGCAGCTGGCGGGTGACCGCTGGGTGCGGGTACCCGAGGCGCCGCGCCTCTTCTCCTACCTCATCACCGCCATACCCCAGGGCGATGAACGGCTGCTGGTGATGGGGGGACGCGGAACCATCAGTCCCATAGAAACAGCATCTGCGGGAGATACCCAATGA
- the dmpH gene encoding 2-oxo-3-hexenedioate decarboxylase has protein sequence MSTLSNEIIEELAEYLEDCELQAKEATKITDRFPDMDFDDAYDIQFAIRRRKLERGNLISGLKVGLTSRAKMKQMGVETPIYGFLADYFDRPDGGEIETDQLIHPKVEAELAFVTKAPLKGPGCHIGNVLAATDFVIPAVEIIDSRYENFRFDLASVIADNASSSRYVLGGQMAAPADVDMRTLGVVMEKNGQVVELGAGAAVLGHPAASVALLANMLGERDEEIPAGTLILTGGITAAVAMEKGDCLNVRYQGLGSVGMRFV, from the coding sequence ATGAGTACCCTGAGCAACGAGATCATCGAAGAGCTGGCCGAGTATCTCGAAGACTGCGAGCTGCAGGCGAAGGAGGCGACCAAGATCACCGATCGCTTCCCCGATATGGACTTCGACGACGCCTACGACATCCAGTTCGCGATTCGTCGTCGCAAGCTGGAGCGGGGCAATCTGATCAGCGGCCTCAAGGTGGGACTCACCTCCCGGGCGAAGATGAAGCAGATGGGAGTGGAGACGCCCATCTACGGCTTTCTCGCCGACTACTTCGACCGCCCGGACGGCGGCGAGATCGAGACCGATCAGCTGATCCATCCCAAGGTGGAGGCGGAGCTCGCCTTCGTCACCAAGGCCCCCCTGAAGGGCCCTGGCTGTCACATCGGCAATGTGCTGGCGGCGACTGACTTCGTTATCCCGGCGGTGGAGATCATCGATTCCCGCTACGAGAACTTTCGTTTCGATCTGGCCAGCGTCATCGCCGACAACGCCTCTTCCTCCCGCTATGTGCTGGGTGGCCAGATGGCCGCGCCCGCTGACGTCGACATGCGCACCCTCGGCGTGGTGATGGAGAAGAACGGTCAGGTGGTGGAGCTGGGAGCCGGCGCCGCGGTGCTGGGCCATCCGGCTGCCAGCGTGGCCCTGCTGGCCAACATGCTGGGCGAGCGGGACGAGGAGATTCCCGCCGGCACCCTGATCCTCACCGGCGGCATCACTGCCGCGGTGGCCATGGAGAAGGGTGATTGCCTCAACGTGCGCTACCAGGGACTGGGCAGCGTGGGGATGCGCTTTGTTTGA
- the dmpG gene encoding 4-hydroxy-2-oxovalerate aldolase: MNLNGKKITIHDMSLRDGMHAKRHQITLDQMVAVASALDDAGVPMIEVTHGDGLAGASVNYGFPAHTDEEYLRAVRPHVKKAKISALLLPGIGTVPELEMAADCGVDTIRVATHCTEADVSEQHIKKSCELGLDTVGFLMMSHMVGPEKLIEQARLMQGYGANCIYVTDSAGYMLPEDVTSRLSAVREALDPATELGFHGHHNLSLGVINSLAAVEAGANRIDGSAAGMGAGAGNTPLEVFVAVAERMGVETGADLFKLMDVAEDLIVPMLDQPIRVDRDALTLGYAGVYSSFLLFAKRAQQRYGVSSRDVLVELGKRGMIGGQEDMIEDVAMEMAKAQNKLGETA; encoded by the coding sequence ATGAACCTGAACGGAAAGAAAATCACCATCCACGACATGAGCCTGCGTGACGGCATGCATGCCAAGCGCCACCAGATAACCCTGGATCAGATGGTCGCCGTCGCCTCCGCCCTGGATGATGCCGGGGTGCCGATGATCGAAGTGACCCACGGCGACGGCCTGGCCGGCGCCTCGGTCAACTACGGCTTCCCCGCCCACACCGACGAGGAGTATCTGCGCGCGGTACGGCCCCATGTAAAGAAGGCCAAGATCTCCGCCCTGCTGCTGCCGGGTATCGGCACCGTGCCGGAGCTGGAGATGGCCGCCGACTGCGGTGTGGATACCATCCGTGTCGCCACCCACTGTACCGAGGCGGATGTCTCGGAGCAGCACATCAAGAAGTCCTGTGAGCTGGGGCTGGATACGGTCGGCTTTCTCATGATGTCCCACATGGTGGGGCCCGAGAAGCTGATCGAACAGGCCAGGCTGATGCAGGGCTACGGCGCCAACTGCATCTATGTCACCGACTCCGCCGGCTACATGCTGCCGGAGGATGTCACCAGTCGACTCAGCGCGGTGCGCGAGGCCCTGGACCCGGCCACCGAGCTGGGCTTCCACGGTCACCACAACCTCTCCCTCGGCGTTATCAATTCTCTCGCCGCTGTCGAAGCAGGGGCCAACCGCATCGACGGCTCCGCCGCCGGTATGGGCGCCGGTGCCGGCAACACCCCGCTGGAGGTTTTTGTCGCCGTGGCCGAGCGCATGGGCGTGGAGACCGGGGCCGACCTGTTCAAGCTGATGGACGTGGCCGAGGACCTGATCGTGCCCATGCTCGACCAGCCCATTCGCGTCGATCGCGACGCCCTCACCCTTGGCTACGCCGGGGTCTACTCCTCCTTCCTGCTCTTTGCCAAGCGGGCCCAGCAGCGCTACGGCGTCTCCTCCCGGGACGTGCTGGTGGAGCTGGGCAAGCGCGGCATGATCGGCGGCCAGGAGGACATGATCGAAGACGTGGCCATGGAGATGGCCAAGGCCCAGAACAAGCTGGGGGAGACTGCCTGA
- a CDS encoding acetaldehyde dehydrogenase (acetylating) codes for MSKINAALIGSGNIGTDLLYKALRSDWINPVWMVGIDPDSEGLERARKLGLKTTHEGVDGLVPHMREDNVQICFDATSAYVHGENDRKVQEQGSIMIDLTPAAIGPFCVPPVNLKDHVGKRELNVNMVTCGGQATIPMVAAVSRVQPVAYGEIVATVSSRSAGPGTRKNIDEFTQTTAGAVEKVGGARKGKAIIILNPAEPPLMMRDTVHCITEDEPDQAAITQSIHDMIAEVQKYVPGYRLKNGPVFDGNRVSVFMEVEGLGDYLPKYAGNLDIMTAAGLRTAEMFAEEILNGSLVLAPEKATA; via the coding sequence ATGAGCAAAATCAACGCAGCCCTGATCGGTTCCGGCAACATCGGTACCGATCTGCTCTACAAGGCGTTGCGCAGCGACTGGATCAACCCGGTCTGGATGGTCGGTATCGACCCCGACTCCGAGGGGCTTGAACGGGCCCGCAAGCTGGGCCTGAAGACCACCCACGAGGGTGTCGACGGCCTGGTGCCCCATATGCGCGAAGACAATGTGCAGATCTGTTTCGACGCCACCTCGGCCTACGTGCACGGAGAGAACGACCGCAAGGTGCAGGAGCAGGGTTCGATCATGATCGACCTCACCCCCGCCGCCATCGGTCCCTTCTGCGTACCGCCGGTGAATCTGAAAGATCACGTGGGCAAGCGCGAGCTGAACGTCAACATGGTCACCTGCGGCGGCCAGGCCACCATCCCCATGGTGGCGGCGGTGAGTCGGGTGCAGCCTGTGGCCTACGGCGAGATCGTCGCCACCGTCTCCTCCCGGTCCGCCGGTCCCGGCACCCGCAAGAACATCGATGAGTTTACCCAGACCACCGCCGGCGCGGTGGAGAAGGTGGGCGGCGCCAGGAAGGGCAAGGCGATCATCATCCTCAACCCGGCGGAACCGCCGCTGATGATGCGCGACACCGTTCACTGCATCACCGAGGACGAGCCGGATCAGGCCGCCATCACCCAGTCGATCCACGACATGATCGCCGAGGTGCAGAAATACGTGCCCGGCTACCGGCTGAAGAACGGCCCGGTGTTCGACGGCAACCGGGTCTCGGTCTTCATGGAGGTGGAGGGCCTGGGCGACTACCTGCCCAAGTACGCCGGTAACCTGGACATCATGACCGCCGCCGGTCTGCGTACCGCGGAGATGTTCGCGGAAGAGATTCTTAACGGCAGCCTGGTATTGGCGCCTGAAAAGGCCACCGCCTGA
- a CDS encoding carboxymuconolactone decarboxylase family protein gives MSRLDPLPIDLHAALSERFAFFEKTLGFVPNSLLTMQRKPKLVDAFIQFSAAVYDPDGEVDLGFKRLVAHVASSAAGCQYCKAHTAVSAKRHGIPVEKLEDVWNYRSSEHYSEAERVALDFALAAASQPNDVTDELFQSLKAHWSEEAIVEMLAVIGLFGFFNRWNDSLATPLEAEPLETAEEHLSKSGWQAGKHLS, from the coding sequence ATGAGTCGACTCGATCCACTGCCCATCGATCTGCATGCCGCATTGTCGGAGCGATTCGCGTTCTTTGAAAAGACCCTGGGCTTCGTGCCCAACAGCCTGCTCACCATGCAGCGCAAGCCGAAGCTGGTGGACGCCTTCATCCAGTTCAGCGCCGCGGTCTACGACCCGGATGGAGAGGTGGACCTGGGTTTCAAGCGGCTGGTGGCCCATGTCGCCAGCAGCGCCGCCGGCTGTCAGTACTGCAAGGCCCACACCGCGGTCAGCGCCAAGCGCCACGGCATCCCGGTGGAGAAGCTGGAGGATGTCTGGAACTACCGCAGCAGCGAGCACTACAGCGAGGCGGAGCGGGTGGCCCTCGATTTCGCCCTCGCCGCCGCCTCCCAGCCCAACGATGTAACTGACGAGCTGTTCCAGTCCCTGAAGGCCCACTGGAGCGAGGAGGCCATCGTCGAGATGCTGGCGGTGATCGGACTGTTTGGATTCTTCAACCGCTGGAACGACAGCCTGGCCACGCCGCTGGAGGCGGAGCCCCTGGAGACGGCAGAGGAACATCTGTCCAAGAGCGGCTGGCAGGCCGGTAAACATTTGAGTTAG
- the dmpE gene encoding 2-oxopent-4-enoate hydratase produces the protein MLNEQRIHALGDELFDALSQRRMVEPLTEREPGITIEDAYHISLRMVNRRVEAGESIIGKKIGVTSKAVQNMLNVHQPDFGYLTDSMVFGNGDEMSVSELLIQPRAEGEIAFMLKRDLFGPGVSNADVLRATEAVIPCFEIVDSRIRDWKIKIQDTVADNASCGLFVLGDNAVDPRKVDLATAGMVVEKNGELLSTGAGAAALGSPVNCVAWLANTLGRFGIPLKAGEVILSGSLVPLEPIQAGDSMRVDIGGIGSASVRFT, from the coding sequence ATGCTGAACGAACAACGCATCCACGCACTGGGGGACGAACTCTTCGATGCCCTCAGCCAACGCCGCATGGTCGAACCGCTGACAGAACGGGAACCTGGGATCACCATCGAAGACGCCTACCACATCTCCCTGCGCATGGTGAACCGCCGGGTCGAGGCGGGGGAGAGCATCATCGGCAAGAAGATCGGTGTCACCTCCAAGGCGGTGCAGAACATGCTCAACGTGCACCAGCCCGATTTCGGTTATCTGACCGACAGCATGGTCTTCGGTAACGGCGACGAGATGTCGGTAAGCGAGCTGCTGATCCAGCCCCGGGCGGAGGGGGAGATCGCCTTCATGCTGAAACGCGACCTGTTCGGTCCCGGTGTCAGCAACGCGGATGTATTGCGCGCCACCGAGGCGGTGATTCCCTGCTTCGAGATCGTCGACTCCCGCATTCGCGACTGGAAGATCAAGATCCAGGACACGGTGGCGGACAACGCCTCCTGCGGCCTCTTCGTGCTGGGTGACAACGCGGTGGATCCGCGCAAGGTCGACCTGGCCACCGCCGGCATGGTGGTGGAGAAGAACGGCGAGCTGCTCTCCACCGGCGCCGGTGCCGCCGCCCTGGGATCGCCGGTCAACTGCGTGGCCTGGCTGGCCAACACCCTGGGCCGTTTCGGTATTCCTTTGAAGGCCGGTGAGGTGATCCTCTCCGGTTCCCTGGTACCCCTGGAGCCGATCCAGGCGGGGGACAGCATGCGTGTGGACATCGGCGGTATCGGTTCCGCTTCGGTTCGCTTCACCTGA